In Mytilus trossulus isolate FHL-02 chromosome 14, PNRI_Mtr1.1.1.hap1, whole genome shotgun sequence, a genomic segment contains:
- the LOC134695799 gene encoding uncharacterized protein LOC134695799 isoform X1 — protein sequence MECQHIKNGGLYFVIILLVAVVCSDGACTFPSALNGDWYSSNGGELTFTSNTFSNFKVASFGTFTFTCEMSSGTQYVSSSEVFYVFALPFVAYICMDLTALSGYKYRYYQATTQLKDAEYARLKIYLNNTVTVSDINTICELTDYSTLSYHMLLKNNTISSQKIQCPDSFLGTFNYTYDTGSGNLCAASSGLDVCTDKSTMTFDYSLCSETQAYSAGGIVNCLYSSTSGSATLLHVFNLDSTTDETTYYRFTCYVIETINSVVYATQYPQDCHYGQNATNVNATGGNLVLTAESICVPETVAAASIGIYIAIVILLLIIIIAIIFAIYMWKKKKEEEKRKKMEEEERRLRQNTIREKRENPDLRPEMDLGLPDDSKYNIDRLIYSDDKMVTPSNIEIERLRSQGFEGFDGFDDDYMDDFTRQNMIDASLFMDKRQRLDPIDEMEGSERGSASFMKRFKELARSRIKRKKRKGGKSKGKGKKKSKKDADGNVVKKKKRLVLDLGTIDAEDWESDEDFDGDENGDDDVNLPGQVEHLEGEMPSANGGIGPVLSQRNVLANRKVDQEPQGKKKKKKKKKKECDTDDEDVEMDLEIATPRLILPNLRPENTETDQDNKKKKGLSTLAPPVTKRKSLSSLRSFPSMRSAKVNNWTQEQDLDLPLFFEDPKLKDLPPLQRVNRKKNPKLWSDILAKFGGDLKLGNDPNRLRWSESKWRNLLEELYTDKKYFDYMTKSAKHNPAERDVVGEANEGLGYLLDRANFWKEQEPISVRPPSWRSHSFAHSASSPRGKTPKKSKSFVNSTSVKTTNDTVSEESSGGDSKENSSLQKEELSPNDISTLHREKSRLSREKSMIKKEKSNISKEKSSLQREVSNVSKPTHSVRRERSFMDSPKSSPSNNNSPFDNSKSNTPRAKKVHLPNIDDANKVYKMDLMPKTPLTQVRIDIDREESIL from the exons atggaatgtcaacatatcaaaaatggaggattgtattttgtaattattcttTTGGTAGCTGTTGTTTGTAGTG atggCGCCTGTACATTTCCGTCCGCCCTGAATGGTGATTGGTATAGTAGTAATGGGGGAGAGTTGACATTcacatcaaatacattttctaatttcaaaGTTGCATCATTCGGTACTTTTACTTTTACTTGTGAAATGAGCAGTGGCACGCAATATGTAAGCAG ttCAGAAGTATTTTACGTGTTTGCCCTCCCATTTGTTGCCTACATTTGTATGGATTTAACCGCCCTTTCAGGATACAAGTATCGCTACTACCAGGCAACAA CACAACTGAAAGACGCGGAATACGCCAGATTAAAGATCTACCTAAATAACACAGTGACGGTCTCCGACATCAATACAATATGCGAGCTGACAGACTATTCAACTTTAAGTTATCACATGCTTCTAAAAAATA acaCTATATCTAGTCAGAAAATTCAATGTCCAGATTCATTTCTGGGAACGTTTAATTATACCTACGATACCGGAAGCGGAAATCTGTGTGCTGCTAGCAGTGGATTAGACGTTTGTACAGACAAATCCACAATGACCTTTGATTACTCACTATGCTCCGAGACCCAAGCTTATTCTG CTGGCGGTATAGTAAATTGTTTGTACTCCTCTACGTCAGGATCTGCGACATTGCTTCACGTCTTTAACTTAGATTCTACAACAGATGAAACCACATATTATAGATTCACGTGTTAT GTAATTGAAACAATTAATAGCGTTGTGTATGCTACACAATATCCACAGGATTGTCATTATGGACAGAATGCCACAAATGTTAATGCCACTGGTGGAAACTTGGTTCTAACAGCAGAATCTATTTGTG TGCCCGAGACAGTAGCTGCAGCTAGTATAGGAATCTACATTGCCATCGTTATTCTGCTTCTAATTATCATCATCGCCATTATATTTGCAATATATATgtggaagaagaaaaaagaagaagaaaaaagaaagaaaatggaaGAAGAAGAGAGACGGCTTCGACAGAATACAATTAGGGAAAAGAGAGAAAACCCCGATTTGAGACCGGAAATGGATCTTGGACTTCCGGACGATTCTAAATATAACATCGATCGTCTAATATACAGCGATGACAAAATGGTTACACCTTCAAATATAGAAATTGAAAGATTGAGATCCCAAGGATTTGAG gGATTTGATGGATTCGATGATGATTACATGGACGATTTTACTCGACAAAATATG ATTGATGCTTCCTTGTTCATGGACAAGCGTCAGCGCCTTGATCCTATCGATGAGATGGAAGGCAGTGAAAGAGGAAGCGCGTCTTTTATGAAAAGATTCAAGGAACTCGCACGAAGcagaataaaaagaaagaaaagaaaaggtGGAAAATCGAAAGGTAAAGGaaagaaaaagagtaaaaaGGACGCTGATGGCAATGTtgtgaaaaagaagaaaaggtTAGTCCTTGACCTTGGAACTATCGATGCCGAAGATTGGGAATCTGACGAAGATTTTGATGGAGACGAAAATGGGGATGACGATGTAAACCTACCAGGACAAGTTGAACATTTGGAAGGAGAAATGCCTTCTGCGAATGGAGGAATTGGACCAGTGTTGTCACAGAGGAATGTTTTAGCAAACAGAAAAGTTGACCAGGAACCACAAggcaaaaagaaaaagaagaaaaagaagaaaaag GAATGTGATACTGACGATGAAGATGTGGAAATGGATTTGGAAATAGCTACGCCAAGACTTATTCTTCCAAACTTACGCCCTGAAAATACAGAAACAGATCAGGATAAT aaaaagaaaaagggtCTATCTACATTGGCGCCACCTGTTACAAAGAGAAAGTCGTTATCGTCCCTCAGGAGTTTCCCCTCAATGAGAAGTGCAAAGGTGAATAATTGGACACAAGAGCAGGACTTGGATTTACCGCTTTTCTTTGAAGATCCGAAATTAAAAGACCTACCTCCGCTCCAAAGagtaaatagaaagaaaaatccGAAACTATGGTCCGACATCCTTGCCAAATTTGGTGGGGATTTAAAACTTGGCAATGACCCAAATAGGCTTAGATGGTCGGAAAGTAAATGGCGTAATTTATTGGAGGAGCTTTACACTGACAAAAAATACTTTGACTATATGACAA aatCAGCGAAACACAACCCCGCAGAAAGAGACGTTGTTGGAGAAGCCAACGAAGGACTTGGTTATCTGTTGGATAGAGCTAATTTCTGGAAAGAGCAAGAACCCATATCAGTTCGCCCACCTTCATGGAGATCACATTCTTTTGCACATTCCGCAAGTTCTCCACGGGGGAAAACCCCAAAGAAATCGAAATCTTTCGTAAATTCTACATCTGTTAAAACTACAAATGACACAGTATCAGAAGAAAGCTCTGGAGGTGATTCGAAAGAAAATTCATCACTTCAAAAAGAGGAATTGTCACCGAATGATATTTCTACACTCCACAGGGAAAAATCAAGGCTTTCAAGAGAGAAATCAATGATTAAAAAAGAGAAGTCAAACATTTCTAAAGAGAAATCTTCTCTCCAAAGAGAAGTGTCGAATGTTTCTAAACCAACACATTCAGTAAGAAGAGAAAGATCGTTTATGGATTCGCCAAAGTCGTCGCCATCTAATAACAATTCTCCGTTCGACAACTCTAAAAGTAACACACCACGAGCGAAAAAAGTTCATTTGCCAAACATAGATGATGCAAATAAGGTGTACAAAATGGACTTAATGCCGAAAACTCCTTTGACACAAGTTAGAATAGATATTGACAGAGAAGAATCCATTCTATAG
- the LOC134695799 gene encoding uncharacterized protein LOC134695799 isoform X6, with amino-acid sequence MECQHIKNGGLYFVIILLVAVVCSDGACTFPSALNGDWYSSNGGELTFTSNTFSNFKVASFGTFTFTCEMSSGTQYVSSSEVFYVFALPFVAYICMDLTALSGYKYRYYQATTQLKDAEYARLKIYLNNTVTVSDINTICELTDYSTLSYHMLLKNNTISSQKIQCPDSFLGTFNYTYDTGSGNLCAASSGLDVCTDKSTMTFDYSLCSETQAYSAGGIVNCLYSSTSGSATLLHVFNLDSTTDETTYYRFTCYVIETINSVVYATQYPQDCHYGQNATNVNATGGNLVLTAESICVPETVAAASIGIYIAIVILLLIIIIAIIFAIYMWKKKKEEEKRKKMEEEERRLRQNTIREKRENPDLRPEMDLGLPDDSKYNIDRLIYSDDKMVTPSNIEIERLRSQGFEGFDGFDDDYMDDFTRQNMIDASLFMDKRQRLDPIDEMEGSERGSASFMKRFKELARSRIKRKKRKGGKSKGKGKKKSKKDADGNVVKKKKRLVLDLGTIDAEDWESDEDFDGDENGDDDVNLPGQVEHLEGEMPSANGGIGPVLSQRNVLANRKVDQEPQGKKKKKKKKKKITIKIDSFNHLRRRKSSRVEDMSKPSAQKIGGWYIMSSAKKRQKTPENLDEEAPSWKEILDANQTNHDVYSQFARFPRNTILPSLKHRKAHELELQRNSPRPDLYQLNNNWAV; translated from the exons atggaatgtcaacatatcaaaaatggaggattgtattttgtaattattcttTTGGTAGCTGTTGTTTGTAGTG atggCGCCTGTACATTTCCGTCCGCCCTGAATGGTGATTGGTATAGTAGTAATGGGGGAGAGTTGACATTcacatcaaatacattttctaatttcaaaGTTGCATCATTCGGTACTTTTACTTTTACTTGTGAAATGAGCAGTGGCACGCAATATGTAAGCAG ttCAGAAGTATTTTACGTGTTTGCCCTCCCATTTGTTGCCTACATTTGTATGGATTTAACCGCCCTTTCAGGATACAAGTATCGCTACTACCAGGCAACAA CACAACTGAAAGACGCGGAATACGCCAGATTAAAGATCTACCTAAATAACACAGTGACGGTCTCCGACATCAATACAATATGCGAGCTGACAGACTATTCAACTTTAAGTTATCACATGCTTCTAAAAAATA acaCTATATCTAGTCAGAAAATTCAATGTCCAGATTCATTTCTGGGAACGTTTAATTATACCTACGATACCGGAAGCGGAAATCTGTGTGCTGCTAGCAGTGGATTAGACGTTTGTACAGACAAATCCACAATGACCTTTGATTACTCACTATGCTCCGAGACCCAAGCTTATTCTG CTGGCGGTATAGTAAATTGTTTGTACTCCTCTACGTCAGGATCTGCGACATTGCTTCACGTCTTTAACTTAGATTCTACAACAGATGAAACCACATATTATAGATTCACGTGTTAT GTAATTGAAACAATTAATAGCGTTGTGTATGCTACACAATATCCACAGGATTGTCATTATGGACAGAATGCCACAAATGTTAATGCCACTGGTGGAAACTTGGTTCTAACAGCAGAATCTATTTGTG TGCCCGAGACAGTAGCTGCAGCTAGTATAGGAATCTACATTGCCATCGTTATTCTGCTTCTAATTATCATCATCGCCATTATATTTGCAATATATATgtggaagaagaaaaaagaagaagaaaaaagaaagaaaatggaaGAAGAAGAGAGACGGCTTCGACAGAATACAATTAGGGAAAAGAGAGAAAACCCCGATTTGAGACCGGAAATGGATCTTGGACTTCCGGACGATTCTAAATATAACATCGATCGTCTAATATACAGCGATGACAAAATGGTTACACCTTCAAATATAGAAATTGAAAGATTGAGATCCCAAGGATTTGAG gGATTTGATGGATTCGATGATGATTACATGGACGATTTTACTCGACAAAATATG ATTGATGCTTCCTTGTTCATGGACAAGCGTCAGCGCCTTGATCCTATCGATGAGATGGAAGGCAGTGAAAGAGGAAGCGCGTCTTTTATGAAAAGATTCAAGGAACTCGCACGAAGcagaataaaaagaaagaaaagaaaaggtGGAAAATCGAAAGGTAAAGGaaagaaaaagagtaaaaaGGACGCTGATGGCAATGTtgtgaaaaagaagaaaaggtTAGTCCTTGACCTTGGAACTATCGATGCCGAAGATTGGGAATCTGACGAAGATTTTGATGGAGACGAAAATGGGGATGACGATGTAAACCTACCAGGACAAGTTGAACATTTGGAAGGAGAAATGCCTTCTGCGAATGGAGGAATTGGACCAGTGTTGTCACAGAGGAATGTTTTAGCAAACAGAAAAGTTGACCAGGAACCACAAggcaaaaagaaaaagaagaaaaagaagaaaaag ATCACTATTAAAATAGATTCTTTTAATCATTTACGAAGAAGGAAAAGTAGTCGAGTTGAG gACATGAGCAAGCCATCTGCACAAAAAATTGGTGGATGGTATATCATGTCGTCTGCTAAAAAACGACAAAAGACCCCAGAGAATTTAGATGAAGAAGCACCATCCTGGAAAGAAATACTAGACGCCAATCAGACAAATCACGATGTTTATTCTCAATTTGCCAGGTTTCCAAGAAATACAATATTGCCTAGTCTAAAGCACAGAAAGGCACATGAACTAGAG ctACAGCGAAATTCACCACGACCCGACTTATATCAACTGAACAATAACTGGGCTGTGTGA
- the LOC134695799 gene encoding uncharacterized protein LOC134695799 isoform X2 encodes MECQHIKNGGLYFVIILLVAVVCSDGACTFPSALNGDWYSSNGGELTFTSNTFSNFKVASFGTFTFTCEMSSGTQYVSSSEVFYVFALPFVAYICMDLTALSGYKYRYYQATTQLKDAEYARLKIYLNNTVTVSDINTICELTDYSTLSYHMLLKNNTISSQKIQCPDSFLGTFNYTYDTGSGNLCAASSGLDVCTDKSTMTFDYSLCSETQAYSAGGIVNCLYSSTSGSATLLHVFNLDSTTDETTYYRFTCYVIETINSVVYATQYPQDCHYGQNATNVNATGGNLVLTAESICVPETVAAASIGIYIAIVILLLIIIIAIIFAIYMWKKKKEEEKRKKMEEEERRLRQNTIREKRENPDLRPEMDLGLPDDSKYNIDRLIYSDDKMVTPSNIEIERLRSQGFEGFDGFDDDYMDDFTRQNMIDASLFMDKRQRLDPIDEMEGSERGSASFMKRFKELARSRIKRKKRKGGKSKGKGKKKSKKDADGNVVKKKKRLVLDLGTIDAEDWESDEDFDGDENGDDDVNLPGQVEHLEGEMPSANGGIGPVLSQRNVLANRKVDQEPQGKKKKKKKKKKKKKKGLSTLAPPVTKRKSLSSLRSFPSMRSAKVNNWTQEQDLDLPLFFEDPKLKDLPPLQRVNRKKNPKLWSDILAKFGGDLKLGNDPNRLRWSESKWRNLLEELYTDKKYFDYMTKSAKHNPAERDVVGEANEGLGYLLDRANFWKEQEPISVRPPSWRSHSFAHSASSPRGKTPKKSKSFVNSTSVKTTNDTVSEESSGGDSKENSSLQKEELSPNDISTLHREKSRLSREKSMIKKEKSNISKEKSSLQREVSNVSKPTHSVRRERSFMDSPKSSPSNNNSPFDNSKSNTPRAKKVHLPNIDDANKVYKMDLMPKTPLTQVRIDIDREESIL; translated from the exons atggaatgtcaacatatcaaaaatggaggattgtattttgtaattattcttTTGGTAGCTGTTGTTTGTAGTG atggCGCCTGTACATTTCCGTCCGCCCTGAATGGTGATTGGTATAGTAGTAATGGGGGAGAGTTGACATTcacatcaaatacattttctaatttcaaaGTTGCATCATTCGGTACTTTTACTTTTACTTGTGAAATGAGCAGTGGCACGCAATATGTAAGCAG ttCAGAAGTATTTTACGTGTTTGCCCTCCCATTTGTTGCCTACATTTGTATGGATTTAACCGCCCTTTCAGGATACAAGTATCGCTACTACCAGGCAACAA CACAACTGAAAGACGCGGAATACGCCAGATTAAAGATCTACCTAAATAACACAGTGACGGTCTCCGACATCAATACAATATGCGAGCTGACAGACTATTCAACTTTAAGTTATCACATGCTTCTAAAAAATA acaCTATATCTAGTCAGAAAATTCAATGTCCAGATTCATTTCTGGGAACGTTTAATTATACCTACGATACCGGAAGCGGAAATCTGTGTGCTGCTAGCAGTGGATTAGACGTTTGTACAGACAAATCCACAATGACCTTTGATTACTCACTATGCTCCGAGACCCAAGCTTATTCTG CTGGCGGTATAGTAAATTGTTTGTACTCCTCTACGTCAGGATCTGCGACATTGCTTCACGTCTTTAACTTAGATTCTACAACAGATGAAACCACATATTATAGATTCACGTGTTAT GTAATTGAAACAATTAATAGCGTTGTGTATGCTACACAATATCCACAGGATTGTCATTATGGACAGAATGCCACAAATGTTAATGCCACTGGTGGAAACTTGGTTCTAACAGCAGAATCTATTTGTG TGCCCGAGACAGTAGCTGCAGCTAGTATAGGAATCTACATTGCCATCGTTATTCTGCTTCTAATTATCATCATCGCCATTATATTTGCAATATATATgtggaagaagaaaaaagaagaagaaaaaagaaagaaaatggaaGAAGAAGAGAGACGGCTTCGACAGAATACAATTAGGGAAAAGAGAGAAAACCCCGATTTGAGACCGGAAATGGATCTTGGACTTCCGGACGATTCTAAATATAACATCGATCGTCTAATATACAGCGATGACAAAATGGTTACACCTTCAAATATAGAAATTGAAAGATTGAGATCCCAAGGATTTGAG gGATTTGATGGATTCGATGATGATTACATGGACGATTTTACTCGACAAAATATG ATTGATGCTTCCTTGTTCATGGACAAGCGTCAGCGCCTTGATCCTATCGATGAGATGGAAGGCAGTGAAAGAGGAAGCGCGTCTTTTATGAAAAGATTCAAGGAACTCGCACGAAGcagaataaaaagaaagaaaagaaaaggtGGAAAATCGAAAGGTAAAGGaaagaaaaagagtaaaaaGGACGCTGATGGCAATGTtgtgaaaaagaagaaaaggtTAGTCCTTGACCTTGGAACTATCGATGCCGAAGATTGGGAATCTGACGAAGATTTTGATGGAGACGAAAATGGGGATGACGATGTAAACCTACCAGGACAAGTTGAACATTTGGAAGGAGAAATGCCTTCTGCGAATGGAGGAATTGGACCAGTGTTGTCACAGAGGAATGTTTTAGCAAACAGAAAAGTTGACCAGGAACCACAAggcaaaaagaaaaagaagaaaaagaagaaaaag aaaaagaaaaagggtCTATCTACATTGGCGCCACCTGTTACAAAGAGAAAGTCGTTATCGTCCCTCAGGAGTTTCCCCTCAATGAGAAGTGCAAAGGTGAATAATTGGACACAAGAGCAGGACTTGGATTTACCGCTTTTCTTTGAAGATCCGAAATTAAAAGACCTACCTCCGCTCCAAAGagtaaatagaaagaaaaatccGAAACTATGGTCCGACATCCTTGCCAAATTTGGTGGGGATTTAAAACTTGGCAATGACCCAAATAGGCTTAGATGGTCGGAAAGTAAATGGCGTAATTTATTGGAGGAGCTTTACACTGACAAAAAATACTTTGACTATATGACAA aatCAGCGAAACACAACCCCGCAGAAAGAGACGTTGTTGGAGAAGCCAACGAAGGACTTGGTTATCTGTTGGATAGAGCTAATTTCTGGAAAGAGCAAGAACCCATATCAGTTCGCCCACCTTCATGGAGATCACATTCTTTTGCACATTCCGCAAGTTCTCCACGGGGGAAAACCCCAAAGAAATCGAAATCTTTCGTAAATTCTACATCTGTTAAAACTACAAATGACACAGTATCAGAAGAAAGCTCTGGAGGTGATTCGAAAGAAAATTCATCACTTCAAAAAGAGGAATTGTCACCGAATGATATTTCTACACTCCACAGGGAAAAATCAAGGCTTTCAAGAGAGAAATCAATGATTAAAAAAGAGAAGTCAAACATTTCTAAAGAGAAATCTTCTCTCCAAAGAGAAGTGTCGAATGTTTCTAAACCAACACATTCAGTAAGAAGAGAAAGATCGTTTATGGATTCGCCAAAGTCGTCGCCATCTAATAACAATTCTCCGTTCGACAACTCTAAAAGTAACACACCACGAGCGAAAAAAGTTCATTTGCCAAACATAGATGATGCAAATAAGGTGTACAAAATGGACTTAATGCCGAAAACTCCTTTGACACAAGTTAGAATAGATATTGACAGAGAAGAATCCATTCTATAG
- the LOC134695799 gene encoding uncharacterized protein LOC134695799 isoform X5 — MECQHIKNGGLYFVIILLVAVVCSDGACTFPSALNGDWYSSNGGELTFTSNTFSNFKVASFGTFTFTCEMSSGTQYVSSSEVFYVFALPFVAYICMDLTALSGYKYRYYQATTQLKDAEYARLKIYLNNTVTVSDINTICELTDYSTLSYHMLLKNNTISSQKIQCPDSFLGTFNYTYDTGSGNLCAASSGLDVCTDKSTMTFDYSLCSETQAYSAGGIVNCLYSSTSGSATLLHVFNLDSTTDETTYYRFTCYVIETINSVVYATQYPQDCHYGQNATNVNATGGNLVLTAESICVPETVAAASIGIYIAIVILLLIIIIAIIFAIYMWKKKKEEEKRKKMEEEERRLRQNTIREKRENPDLRPEMDLGLPDDSKYNIDRLIYSDDKMVTPSNIEIERLRSQGFEGFDGFDDDYMDDFTRQNMIDASLFMDKRQRLDPIDEMEGSERGSASFMKRFKELARSRIKRKKRKGGKSKGKGKKKSKKDADGNVVKKKKRLVLDLGTIDAEDWESDEDFDGDENGDDDVNLPGQVEHLEGEMPSANGGIGPVLSQRNVLANRKVDQEPQGKKKKKKKKKKNGARKNLDVISYATQFLVLHSKKNSKKPKDMSKPSAQKIGGWYIMSSAKKRQKTPENLDEEAPSWKEILDANQTNHDVYSQFARFPRNTILPSLKHRKAHELELQRNSPRPDLYQLNNNWAV, encoded by the exons atggaatgtcaacatatcaaaaatggaggattgtattttgtaattattcttTTGGTAGCTGTTGTTTGTAGTG atggCGCCTGTACATTTCCGTCCGCCCTGAATGGTGATTGGTATAGTAGTAATGGGGGAGAGTTGACATTcacatcaaatacattttctaatttcaaaGTTGCATCATTCGGTACTTTTACTTTTACTTGTGAAATGAGCAGTGGCACGCAATATGTAAGCAG ttCAGAAGTATTTTACGTGTTTGCCCTCCCATTTGTTGCCTACATTTGTATGGATTTAACCGCCCTTTCAGGATACAAGTATCGCTACTACCAGGCAACAA CACAACTGAAAGACGCGGAATACGCCAGATTAAAGATCTACCTAAATAACACAGTGACGGTCTCCGACATCAATACAATATGCGAGCTGACAGACTATTCAACTTTAAGTTATCACATGCTTCTAAAAAATA acaCTATATCTAGTCAGAAAATTCAATGTCCAGATTCATTTCTGGGAACGTTTAATTATACCTACGATACCGGAAGCGGAAATCTGTGTGCTGCTAGCAGTGGATTAGACGTTTGTACAGACAAATCCACAATGACCTTTGATTACTCACTATGCTCCGAGACCCAAGCTTATTCTG CTGGCGGTATAGTAAATTGTTTGTACTCCTCTACGTCAGGATCTGCGACATTGCTTCACGTCTTTAACTTAGATTCTACAACAGATGAAACCACATATTATAGATTCACGTGTTAT GTAATTGAAACAATTAATAGCGTTGTGTATGCTACACAATATCCACAGGATTGTCATTATGGACAGAATGCCACAAATGTTAATGCCACTGGTGGAAACTTGGTTCTAACAGCAGAATCTATTTGTG TGCCCGAGACAGTAGCTGCAGCTAGTATAGGAATCTACATTGCCATCGTTATTCTGCTTCTAATTATCATCATCGCCATTATATTTGCAATATATATgtggaagaagaaaaaagaagaagaaaaaagaaagaaaatggaaGAAGAAGAGAGACGGCTTCGACAGAATACAATTAGGGAAAAGAGAGAAAACCCCGATTTGAGACCGGAAATGGATCTTGGACTTCCGGACGATTCTAAATATAACATCGATCGTCTAATATACAGCGATGACAAAATGGTTACACCTTCAAATATAGAAATTGAAAGATTGAGATCCCAAGGATTTGAG gGATTTGATGGATTCGATGATGATTACATGGACGATTTTACTCGACAAAATATG ATTGATGCTTCCTTGTTCATGGACAAGCGTCAGCGCCTTGATCCTATCGATGAGATGGAAGGCAGTGAAAGAGGAAGCGCGTCTTTTATGAAAAGATTCAAGGAACTCGCACGAAGcagaataaaaagaaagaaaagaaaaggtGGAAAATCGAAAGGTAAAGGaaagaaaaagagtaaaaaGGACGCTGATGGCAATGTtgtgaaaaagaagaaaaggtTAGTCCTTGACCTTGGAACTATCGATGCCGAAGATTGGGAATCTGACGAAGATTTTGATGGAGACGAAAATGGGGATGACGATGTAAACCTACCAGGACAAGTTGAACATTTGGAAGGAGAAATGCCTTCTGCGAATGGAGGAATTGGACCAGTGTTGTCACAGAGGAATGTTTTAGCAAACAGAAAAGTTGACCAGGAACCACAAggcaaaaagaaaaagaagaaaaagaagaaaaag AACGGTGCAAGGAAGAATCTCGACGTGATATCATATGCTACTCAATTTCTCGTATTGCATTCGAAGAAGAATTCCAAAAAACCTAAG gACATGAGCAAGCCATCTGCACAAAAAATTGGTGGATGGTATATCATGTCGTCTGCTAAAAAACGACAAAAGACCCCAGAGAATTTAGATGAAGAAGCACCATCCTGGAAAGAAATACTAGACGCCAATCAGACAAATCACGATGTTTATTCTCAATTTGCCAGGTTTCCAAGAAATACAATATTGCCTAGTCTAAAGCACAGAAAGGCACATGAACTAGAG ctACAGCGAAATTCACCACGACCCGACTTATATCAACTGAACAATAACTGGGCTGTGTGA